A section of the Oncorhynchus keta strain PuntledgeMale-10-30-2019 chromosome 15, Oket_V2, whole genome shotgun sequence genome encodes:
- the LOC118395110 gene encoding pancreas transcription factor 1 subunit alpha-like, which produces MDTVLDPFTGLDSFSSPYFDDDDFFTDQSSRDHLDTDEFLDDDVNFLTSHFQDYYKDSRIAHDGDYCDISNLSFSSSSSTCSYECTDSTSELSPQVGGDSPMLKRRRRMRSDMEMQQLRQAANIRERRRMQSINDAFEGLRSHIPTLPYEKRLSKVDTLRLAIGYINFLAELVQSDMRIRNSNSDALTQSKKVIICHRGTRSPSPSDPDYGLPPLAGHSLSWKDEKELKDQNIIRTAKVWTPEDPRKLNMKSSLSNIENEPPLTLISVQ; this is translated from the exons ATGGACACTGTCTTGGATCCATTTACTGGACTggactccttctcctccccttatTTTGATGACGATGATTTCTTTACTGACCAGTCCTCCAGGGACCACTTGGACACCGACGAGTTTCTGGATGACGATGTCAACTTTCTCACCAGCCATTTCCAAGATTACTATAAGGACAGCAGGATAGCGCACGATGGGGACTATTGTGACATCAGTAACttgtccttctcttcctcctcgtcTACCTGCTCGTATGAATGCACTGACAGCACCTCAGAGCTATCGCCTCAGGTGGGAGGAGATAGTCCGATGCTGAAAAGGCGGAGGCGGATGAGATCCGATATGGAGATGCAACAATTACGGCAGGCTGCCAACATCCGTGAGCGGCGGAGGATGCAGTCAATTAACGATGCTTTCGAGGGACTCCGGTCTCACATCCCCACTCTACCATACGAAAAGAGGCTATCCAAAGTCGATACCCTGCGCCTGGCCATTGGCTACATCAACTTCCTCGCTGAGCTCGTGCAGTCCGATATGCGCATCCGAAACTCCAACAGTGACGCACTGACACAATCCAAAAAAGTTATAATTTGCCACAGAGGAACAA GATCTCCATCTCCAAGTGATCCTGACTACGGGCTGCCTCCCCTCGCCGGACACTCTTTGTCCTGGAAAGACGAGAAAGAGCTGAAAGACCAGAACATAATCAGAACCGCTAAAGTCTGGACACCTGAGGACCCACGGAAACTGAACATGAAATCCTCCCTGTCCAACATTGAAAACGAGCCTCCTTTAACCTTAATCTCAGTCCAATAA